The following proteins are co-located in the Solanum pennellii chromosome 1, SPENNV200 genome:
- the LOC107011342 gene encoding NADH dehydrogenase [ubiquinone] 1 alpha subcomplex subunit 6, which translates to MSQILKSLKVPPNSASLEEARTRTFEFFRMCCRSIPHVMEIYNLHDVVTPSQLRSAAAAEVRKNANITNPKVIDMLLFKGMEELMNIVNQSKQRHHIVGQYVVGNQGLVQDVSAKDRDASNFLKKFYSSNYS; encoded by the exons ATGTCCCAAATACTGAAGAGTCTCAAGGTGCCACCAAACTCCGCCAGTTTAGAAGAAGCTCGCACTCGGACCTTTGAATTCTTCCGTATGTGCTGTAGATCCATCCCTCATGTAATGGAAATCTACAACTTGCACGATGTCGTTACACCATCCCAACTCCGTTCTGCCGCCGCCGCCGAAGTTCGCAAGAATGCCAATATTACTAACCCTAAG GTAATTGACATGCTGCTGTTCAAGGGCATGGAAGAGTTGATGAACATTGTGAACCAGTCAAAGCAGAGGCATCACATTGTTGGGCAATATGTTGTAGGTAACCAAGGTCTTGTGCAGGACGTCTCAGCCAAAGATCGGGATGCATCCAATTTCCTGAAAAAATTCTATAGCAGCAACTACTCCTAG